The sequence TCTCCATAGCAATCCGCGCAGCAGCTGCCACCTCCTTTGTTATTTATACTGTTGTCTTTATACTAACCATAAATCAATTTTTTAGACATCTTTGGAAGCCCGagcttttcctcttgtttttcataaaaataaactttgaaagaaaattgaCAATCAGACGTAGACAGCCGAAGGGGAGCCGCCGAGGCGGGGTGCGGGCAGCGGCCGGGCGGTgccgccgcgctccccccgcGCCCGGCGGGGACGGGCCCGTCCCTTCTGCTTGCGGCGGAGGGGCACCGCCGCCTCCCTCTGCCACCAACGGGACAGCTAACACgggggagaattaaaaaaaaaaaaaaaaaagagaggaaaaaaagaaaggagaaaaaaaaaaagaaggaacgaTGCTCTGAACCCTCGTGTTTCCTCCTCTCTAGTTACACGGCTGTGTTGGATCCCTCGCTGGATTTACAGAGATCCTTCTTTTGTAAACGGTGTCATTAAAGTCTCTTCCTGACGGTACATGTCATCCGAGAAGACTATTCTTATCTCTTTCTAAAAGTGTCGAGTTAAAGATTAATCCGAACTTCTGTATTCCCCACCAAACCGTCTGACGCGCCACTTCCCAGTTTGACAAACACTGCAGCTCCTACTCCATCCTCTAATGTCAGGACCTGGCATTCCTATTGTGAGAAATATTTTAACTCCTCCAATTCTGGTCAGCACAGACAAgtcttctgtctttcttttcttcttttcttccctgctttcttcCTCGCCTTCTGGTATTTGTGTTTGGCTGGACAGTAACGattcaaaatattatttagggttttttttcccctctgtgcgaTTTTAACAATGTCGTGCTACGTTGAGAAGTGTATCTTTTGTTAAATTTCACTTTTACCCAAGCAAATTTGGACATCTGTGTTGTAGAtctgtaaagaaaacagaacagaataaaCTACTTTGTTCGGAGACATATTTTAACCATTTTGAGCCCTAGAATTGTTTTCTATGGAAGTTTTCACACAAATTGTTTCTTAGAAGCTCCATCCAGGAGTAAGCAAAACATACAAACAATGCAAAAAAGTAAGGCTAAACATCACTCATGAATTATACTTCTATAATAtcccataaatatatatatgtttgtatctCCAAAACGTTCTGTAATCAATGTACCCACCACTGAAATTGTCCATGTAGGTTTCTTTGTGTGTTCTTGAAAGCACGACGTATTTCGCATCACCCGCTTCCATCTGTGAAATGGCAAGGCATCACCATTTCTGCCGGGCCGTCCCTGGTGTAACTCAATGTGCTTTTCCCAAGTGTTTCCCACTTTCGTGCTCTGTAGGCTGTTCTTCAAACAGTGTCTGCTCTGACTTACACTATTAGTCCTTCATTAACTCTGTTAAGAAAGAAAAGGCCGTTTATAGATAGCCCTTCCCCAGATCTGAGAAAGAAGGGGGTTTCAGAGGAACCTTGACCACAAACACGGTGTTAGAGGCACACTGCcctgaattattttcatattgcagAGAGACGGGGTTTGCAAACTTGCTTTCCagtgggggaggagaaggagcatgTGCGAGAGGGAATCTTCTTGTAAATAAATTCACTTTCTTCTCCGTGACTCTGGCAGAGGCGTCTCGTTTGTAACGCGATAGAAGTCCGTGATGATAACCTAATTATTAGAAGTAATGTTACTTGAGCGAGATCGCTGGCATTTTTACAATGTTTGTACAAGCACCAGCAATCTAGAGGAGAGAGACACTTTGGCACAAGCCAGACTTTTTCTTGGCCCATCACTTAAAACCCATAAATTATAAACAACCCCCTTTCACACTCAGTAGGAACTCAGCTCCTTTGCAACAGCATCTGATGTGCTGAACTCCGGTCACCCATTTAAAACACAACTCGTCAGCCAAGGCCAGGCCTGGGGCTGAGCCCAGCCTTGCCTTTCATTGCAAATAGGAGCCATAGCATCcgtttccctccttccctgctccctccatctGCTCCAGACATCTAACAGGGTCCCTGAGCCTGGACCTCTAAATGCTGGCAGCGCTGCAGCAGTGTTTGGGACGGGGAGCTGCCGACAGCACCGGTTGAGAAGCGTCAGGGGTGTACCAAGCTTCAGCGAGGTCATGCAGGTTCAGAACAGAGGATTTTGGGTTTCCACTTGTCTCCTTACAGTAACCCACCATTTAATGGGGCCACAGCagtttccctgctgcagaaagaTGAGGCTTTGTGTCAGCTCCGTGCAGTCAGTGCAGGGTTTAGCTGCTCCTTTGCACCCTGTTTCTATTGAGGGGGGTCCCATACATGTCCCTCTGTCTCGGGCCTGgtgagcagcacctgggcagggaGACCTAGGCAGGTACAGCCAGGGGCTCCCAGGGATGCCACTGTCTTGCAGGTGCTGCTTGTGTGAGGAACAAAGCCAAATGCCTCCTGTGCAGAGCACTGCAGGCTCCCAGCCCTGGTCGCtgagcaggctggggagggacactGGGGCACCCTGCATGGCTGCCACTATGGGACCACCCCTGGGTCACCTGGGGCTGCAGGTAACCTTGTTCATGGGTGAAGAGGAGGCAGGTGGCTGCACACCCATGAGGCAAGGACAGGTCAGGGGGAGGCTGGCTAAAAAGGAGGGAGCCCACCAGCACCAACTAGAAGCCCCCTGACTTTCTTGGGGACCAGCTGAGTCATTAGAGTTCCATGGCAAGAAGTCTGAAGGCAGGATCCACCACTGGGGTCTCTGCACCCCTACAGCCCCGTGGGAAGCCCTATGAAGCAGGGAGGTCCAGATATAGAAGGGACTACTTGGCCAGGGAAAAAGTGAGGGTAAAGAGGATGGAGCTGTTGGACTGCTGCTGGTAGGGTGCCTTGCTGACAGGTGTTGgccagggatggagggaaggagctgcaggcCGCAGAGCCATCCTTCCATGTGCCAGCCTGCCGTGTGTGCCCAGCGGCCGCACACAATGGCAGCCCGGTGAAGGCGCAGTGTGCTGTGTGGCCGAGAGGCCCAGGCGTCCAGTGCTGCCGCCGCAGACCTGCCTGGGAACAAAAGCTGGAGCCAGACGGGTAGCACAAaggggctggtgctgccagggCAATTAGGGCTGCGGCGGTTGGCTGGGCACCACGTCATGTTACATATTGACGAACTGGCTATCTCTGCTTTTAAAAGGTGTAAGGTGGGCTGGATGAGAGCTCTGTTGGCCGCAGCCACTTTCTGAGGAAGCAAGCAGGTTAATCCCTGAACCAGCAATGGCTCTCCATTCCCACATAAACAGCGGCAGTGGGTACACCATGGTCCTTGCTGGGagtggggctgctgggggagggagcGGGCTGGCTCTATTAGGGGTCATCAATCACATGATGAGCACTTTTCACTTGACAGCAGTTCCTCCTACTTCTGCTCAGGCCTAAAGCAGCTGGGACTTGACCAGAAACTCTGGCCAGCAGAGACAGAGCCTAGTCCCAGAGCCCAGGAGCCATGGAGTAACGTGGCAGGACAGGACCAAGCCCCTTTGGTCACAAAGGCTGAGATGCAAAAGGGGACACAGCAAGGTGTCTGTACCTGCACATCCCCAggcctctgcagatgctgcttggGAGCAGAGGTAGGCCATTGTCTCCACCTTCAGAGTCCAGGGTCCTGGAGCTCCCTGAACTGCTCTGGGATGAACCCCAGAAAGGCTCAGCTGCAATGACTATAAGCACAAAGCTGAATGAAATTAACACGGGATCTCTGCTAGGCAGGATGGAGGTCTTCTGGGCAAAAATACTCCTGAATGTACAATTTGAACAGttgggttcattttttttttttatttggtgataTGCAGTTTTTCTTGCAACAGCAGAAGTTTTGGGGGAGGGTAGACAACCCCATGCTGTGTGAGGTGTGTAGCCTCAATCTTTCCTCCAAGGAACCTGGGCCACCTTTTAGGATCTTTGGGAGCAAGAAGGGTTAGTCATGGCAGAAACCTTGGCTGCAAATCCTCTTGACATCTGTTTTGCACACAGCAGTGCAGTTTGCTTTGATACCTCTGGGTTATCAATACATGTAATTTTTCCTTCCTACCAAATTTACAGCCACAGGATAGGAAACAGGGCATTACATGGCATAGGAGCCCATGGGAATCACTCTTCTGGGGAAATCCTtaaagaaggagggagagaccTTCCTCTTCTCTGTGTTCATGCAGAGAATCTTTGTAGTTAATCCCACATACTGGCAGAACAGAGCTCCCTGTTCTAGGCCTGgtgaaactgccccaggggttaGCCACGAAAGGGGAGCTTGTGGAAGGGAAATATCGATGGCAGATGGAAACACATCTTCCTCAGGAAGAGCATGAAGTGCCCTGCCTGCCTGGAAaggctgtgcttgtgctggagCTGAGCCTGGCTCCCCCGGAGTGGCAGGATGATTCCCCTCCTTTGCCCTGGGGTCTCTGTTCATCCCTGGTTTTATTCACACTTTAGCAAACAaactccccagagcttctcctccTACTTCTCTGATAGCCTTCCTCCCAGGGGCCTTTGATGGTTTGCCTGTGTTAATAGGGCCACTGCTGAAATCCCCGGTGTTTGCTCACCTCTCTTCTGGATGCCCACCCACACCCTGGCTATCTCCACAATGTGGAGACCTACATCCCCATGTACCGCTGAGCATCAGCTCTCCCTGGCTGGCAGTGTCATGGCAGCAGAGGGGCAAGGAAAATGTCACTCTTGAACCAGACCTTCCACATCATTTTCCTGAGGGCTCAGGAGGGATCTGTTGAATCTCCTGTATGTTAGTTATTGTGACAAACATAGAGGGTGGAGGCTTGCTCCAGAGAGGAAAGGCAATATGCCCCAACCTCAAAGTAGTCCCTGTGGCTCAGGGCTGCCATTGCCTTCAACACATGTGCTGCTCAAGCTGTCTCCCCAGGACACTGCTGGTGTCTGCACCCAACAGGGCCCAGAGCTCTTTGGCTGGGCTTGTTCCTACATCACATCTTAATTCCACAGTGGCTGTCTTGGGCTTTGCAGTGGCCCACATATTTCCAGAAGCGTGGTGGCACAGGGGTTGGTTTGGTCCGTTGTTCTCACAGAGGTTCCTGCCCCAGCAGGTCTCCTGGCTTGTGCCATCACTGCACTGCTTGCACAGATGTCCCTAAACCTCCCAGACATTCTCAAATTGCCTTTGACAGCATCATTTTCCTCCCACTcttctttttaatctgcttttcctcttcctcctttgacTTGCAGGGACTCTTTCCCATTAGACCTCTTGCAAAAAAACAGCTGCAGTCGCTCAACTTCCTATCACTGGGACTTAGCTATTTAAGTTTGAACACTGTGAAATTCAGGAGTGTAGAAAATTGAATCCCCCCTCAAAAGCCAGAGCAGCACCAAGAGAGGCTAATTTGTTTAGCCACTCATTTCTGCTTTCCTCATCCTTGAACAGTCCTGCAAAAACAAACGGGTAACAGACGAGAAACTCAGTAACAGAATCCAGCTGGGTGAATGGAAAGATCATATGTTGGCGTGAACATGGACAGCTCTTCTAGTGTTTAAAACACAGCTTTAGGTGTCATTAAACCAGTTGCGTTCTGCAAACAGAAGACTCAAGTAAAGCAGCTGCTCTCCTCCGGAGCCAGTGCTGTCTGCTTTGCTGTGGGCAGGAGTTTTTACAGCAGGGGAGACTGAAGATCACAGATGCTCTCCTGCATGGACAGCCTTTCTTTGCTAAAGAGAAAGCCTGGTGTTCCCAGGCTTCTCTTTTGTCAGAAGATGATGTTTTCCAAACTGCTCTGATTGCCATGGGTGTGCTGAGCAAGTTTGTATCATCCAGAATTTAACCCCTCCCTCAAAATGTAGGTTTCCTGACAAggcatatttaatttaaattgttcTTCAAATTTATACCTGCATCCTCTGCCAATGGAAATGTAGGCGGTACCCCATTATCAGGGTAGCACAGCCTGGAACAGTGAACAAGTCTGTGTCTGGAGACCAGCAAACTTCGGGTCTCTGGGCTTACAGCAACTGCTCTGTCTGTAGATTCCGAGTCCCAAGCACGTTAAAGCAGTAATCTGTACAGCCAGCCTTCGCTCTGTAATAGTTGCTTTATAGCAGATTGGCTGGATGAGCTGGGGAGAAAGCGGGACTGATTGACAGTTGCGTCCCTGGTAGATATGCAGGGATGTGCTCCCATGTCCTTGCAGGCTTGTGTCTGCCTGTCTCAGGGATGTGTCCTCTCAGGGcctctgcaggaaagaaaaccagGCCTTCTCTGAACCATCAGCTGGGTGTAATGGTGGGGCAGCTGGGACTGAGCTGCAGAGCACAAGTCTTCATGGGAAAGAGTTGAGGCTGAATCAGTGATATGCTTTGATTGTGTCTCCCCACAgtgtcccttccctgccaccagcccagccctCTGAAATCCACAAAAGACTCAGTGGAATTTTTCCGTGTCTGGAGATCCTGGTTGCCCTTGGGTGGTTGGCACCATGTCTGGTCCTTGCAAAATTTGTGGCCTCTTCGTGACCACAGTGAGCAGCACTTTGACCAAGACTTGGAAGGTTACATGTCTAATTCGAAGCAGCACGGTGTAGCCCTTCTTCGTGTTCCTTGTCTGTCCAGTCCCAAGTCACCAAAGCCCAAGCACACTCTGCCCAGTGTacccttttgcttttctgaactgCATTGACACATGGCTATCAGCTGACGAGCTGGATGAAACCCATCATTATCTGTATCAAGCATACCTGTAGCTCAGACTGGATGGTCAAGTGTCACTTGTAGACGTTTAGGGAAAGGCGATCTTTTTCGCAGTCCAGGCTTCACATCCTCAATGCTTGCTCCTGTTCCCTGCCATTCTGGTGGGCTGAAAACCAAGAGAGGTGGAGGGTTTGGCTGGGCAGTGCAACTTGCTGCATTCTCTGCCAGCTGCAAACGCTCAGCAAACAATGCCGAATCGCCAAGGGAAAAATGAAAGCCCATTAACGGGGTGAGCCCGAGGATTCACTTTTGAGAGGCTGCAGAGCACTTATCTGATGGAGCGAGGCCATTAAGTGCCGTGAGGTGCAGCAACCCGCCCCAACCCCCGCCAAGTCCTGGTGCGGACAGCCTAGGGGTGCCTGCGcagcccgccgcgccccggctgCTCCCCCGGGCTGCGTGGGCTCCCGTGGGAGCCTCCGGGGGCCTGGCCAACAGcgggcaaggggagggggcagagctgcTCCGAGACGGGAGCTCGGGAAGAGGGAAAGAGCCGGCTTACCCACCGTCCGAACTCCCGGCGAGCGGCTCAGAAGTGCGCGGCGGCTCCGACGAGCCCAGAGAGACCGGGCCTGTCCCCGGGGGAGTCCCGGGTGGGCTCGGGGGGACTGCCTACCCGCAGCCCCaagccagccctgggcagccaGGCGTGGGCAGGGCACCCGGCGGCTCCCGGGACCCCCGGTGCGAGCTCCCCCCGCCGGCTCCCATTGGCCGCGGGGCGGAACGTGACGCTCTGCTCCCGGCCTTATATTAGGGCAATATTgccccggcggggcgcggggagTGGCGCTGCCCCGCAGGCCATGGACCTGGGGTACTTTCCCCTCGCCTTCCCGCCCGGGCTGTGCCGCGGGGCCCCGCAGGCCGCCTACCCGCGGCGGGGGGACGGCGCCTTCCTGGCTCTGGGCACCGCGGCCAGCGCGGCTGCCCCCCCGCCGCCTGCCTGCGCGGAGGCGGCGGGGTACGCGGCTGCCcccccggcggcgccgggccccgGCTACCGGCCGACCCGCGGAGCCGGGCCGCCGGGCTTCGCCATGTCCGTCTTCCCCGGgagcggccgccccccgccgctgGAGCCCGGCCGCCCCTGCCccggcgcgggcggcggggggctgcggcgcCTCTCGCCctgccccggggccgcccccgcgccTGGCTCCCCGGCCCCCGCGGCGGCCCCGGCAGCACCCCGCACCTTCGAGTGGATGCGAGCGAAGCGGAGCCCACCCGGGAGAAGTGAGTGGgtcggcggggagcgggcgggggctgctcccatcccggctcccctctgcccccctcctgccccgacccccgccccgctcccttcccctctccccgctGAAGCGCGGTGTTTTTCGGCGTTGCAGGCGGCGCGGCGCCGTGCGGGGGGGAACCTCCCGCCTGCCCCGCACGCACCAGCTTCAGCACCCGGCAGCTCACGGAGCTGGAGAAGGAGTTTCACTTCAGCCGGTACCTGTCGCGGTCCCGCCGCCTCGAGGTGGCCCGCTCGCTGCGCCTCCGCGACGCCCAGGTGAaggtctggttccagaaccgCCGCATGAAGCAGAAGAAGCGGGAGCGGGAGGCGctggccgcccccgccgcgcccacGGGTGCCCCGGGCGGCCCTCCGTGaagcccctccgccccccacgGAGGGATCTGCCGGGGACGTCGGGGCCGGGCTGGAAGCTGCGACCGGCGGGGCACCCGAGGTGCCCTTTTACGCGGGACGGCGGCGATGCGGCTCCGCTGTTTTTTCGATTGCAACTTATTTACAGCTTTATTTATGAGGATTCAGGGAAAGCTGCCAGCCCGAAACGTCGCTGCTGGTGCCCTATTTCTGGGCGGGCCGAATCGGCGGTCTGGAGCAGCTGGGAGCTAACGGGGACTGCCGCTCCCCCCgggaagagcagagagcagcTCCGCCAGCTCCCCGCGGTCCGCGGGtgcatgggggggtgtgtgtgccccAAGCTCCCGACCGCTTcgttttgcatttaaaaagagaGATCCGCAGGCTCTGGCAGAATGCATGCAGAAGAGGGGGAGAAACCTcgagaagacagagcagaggaaagcaaggaaaactTCCTCTCACGGGAAGGGGCAGGGACGGTCACGGCTGTCAGTATCAGCCCGAGATCCCCTGTTGGAAAAAGTGCCCTTGTCTTCTGCCCTACCCTTCGCAAAATTGCTGCAAAAAAGAGAGGCTATTTATGCTTGCATTTATTCCTCATTTGTTTCCATTCCTTTTCTTGATGTGCTCCAAAATCTGTTTAGTAACTGTGAGggaaggttttaaaataaatcccttGGGATTTCTGTTAATCCCCTCTTAGAAGGAGCACCTTTTCCCATTCAAACTGCAGAAGTGCTGGGATTTTCCTTGCAGAGGCTCTGGGCTGCTCAGGACCAGCCAGCAACTGGTCTGCTGGCTCCCAGCATCTCTCACATGTGCCTGggcaaggacaagaaaaaaaagcctcttaCAGCATCTAGGGCCAGACTCAGATCATTCAGCTCTCCCGGGTTTGACTGTATCTTATGGTTAAAGAAATGCACCCTATTAAATCAGTTTGCAACAAATCTTACCACATGCAAAACCTCAAGGGATGTTAAAGTGCAGAAAGATGCTTGGGTTTGACCACAGACCTCTGCCAGCAAAAGTCCAAGAGGATTCCTGGGTCTTTTACTTGGGGTATTTGTTCAAAAAGAGTGACAATGACCGATTACCCCAAGCAAGTGCAAAACTCACCAGTGATGCTCACCTCTCCTGATTTCATCTTTCCCAGAGATAAAATAACAGGATCAAAGTGGACAAAGGAGCCAAGTTTAGACTCTTCCTGTCTGTGACTGGGAAAGCATAACAGCAATGCGGAGATTAATGACATCTGGATATATGGgactgtgattttatttatttgtgggaCAAAACGATTTTGGACAACTCTCTTACTGCTCTGGATTTCTGCTGGGTGTTGGACTTTGGATTGAAGAACAAATTGTAGCACCAGGGAAGATGGATCTCAGGGGACCTGTAAGCACTAGGTCACTGTCTGGAAACCAGGCACTGGCTGTTGGTCTTTGTTGGATGCTTGCTGGgcaaaagaaacacagagaaaagatgaaaatgtcTCAAGACAGAAAGTCTGCAACATAGGGGATACTTATTCACCGTCCTGCCTTCCATTCCCCAAGGTGCTCCTCTGCTTGCAGGCTTTCTTCTGAAGACTTCTCTTCTGCTGAGAGACTGGGAAGCTGCCACTGATGGCAGCTTCAGCAGAGGTTGGTGGAAGTCCCAGGAAACAGCATGCTCCCAAAAGCTGGGCAGGCGTATTGGGATGATGCTGTGGCAGCAGACCCACGTCTGAACCGGAGCAGGATGCCTCTGGCAAGGAGGTGGGACCCCCTGCAGTGAGCATCTGAGGGAGGGGACTTCCCAAGACAGAAGTGTTTGGTTACACATCATAACCCGACTGTACCTGGAAAGTACAATAAAGCTAGAGGCTGGCAGTTGTGCATgcacacagggatgtttttgttctATATCTGATGTTACGGTTCACATCCCACTGGCTGAGTCACTTCATGGGTTATCACTGAAAAATTCTCAGGACTGAAGTACTCATGTAAAACTAGTTGCAACCAAAATATGTGGTTTGCAGTTCTTTATTAAAGTAATGACACCAAGCAAGTGTTTATACTGCAGGCTGatcattcattaaaaaatatgaaatagtaTTTCTGCCACTTGTTTTTGAGAGGATGTtatttaaagaagaataaaacaaaattcatGGTTAGATTCATGAAAATTCAGgtaaatcaaatttattttgcaaGCTGAATATTAGAGGAAATGCAGCCCTTTTCAGCTACTTTTAAGGTACATTTTTACCAAGTCTCCTAGCTGTACtccttgtttttttaaacagcaaataaacCTAGACATGTAGCCAGAATAACCCATCTTTCGAAGAGCATATGGTTCACGCATGAACTTTAGAAAACAGCTGTGTTTTCAGTTGTCTCCAAATTTGTCATGTCTATGGCGTTGCCAGTTTGTCAGCCTTCTATTTTCCTAATGATTTTGACACTTGTGCTAGGCACTTCAGGCCAGAGGAACGTTTTCCACATTGCTGATACGCTCCTGCGCCACCAACATGGGAAGAAAgattctcattgacttcagtggtgcTGGATCAGGCCAGTAGAGCACACTAAGTCTTTTATAATGAATGTTTTCATGCCGTATATTTtcctgaataaataaatacatgtgcCGGCCTTGTAGCAGCGCACAGTTCTGTATCCATCAAAATGACATAGCCTGAATATATAGAGATTTACTTGCAAAATAAGATGAAACCTTACAACTCATTTATGGCAGTCTGAATCAATTTGCTGGTATGAACACAACTATATTCTGTCCTAAGAACTGGTACTTAGTATTAAGTGTAATTTTTGCTCACATGACAGGGCCAGTGTAATAGGATCTTTCTTCTTTGTGAACGGTTTCAGCTGTATGAGGATTAGATATTGCTCCTTTGCGCTGTTCTGTCAGCAAGATACCCAGAGGA comes from Numenius arquata chromosome 3, bNumArq3.hap1.1, whole genome shotgun sequence and encodes:
- the HOXD1 gene encoding homeobox protein Hox-D1, with amino-acid sequence MDLGYFPLAFPPGLCRGAPQAAYPRRGDGAFLALGTAASAAAPPPPACAEAAGYAAAPPAAPGPGYRPTRGAGPPGFAMSVFPGSGRPPPLEPGRPCPGAGGGGLRRLSPCPGAAPAPGSPAPAAAPAAPRTFEWMRAKRSPPGRSGAAPCGGEPPACPARTSFSTRQLTELEKEFHFSRYLSRSRRLEVARSLRLRDAQVKVWFQNRRMKQKKREREALAAPAAPTGAPGGPP